The DNA window GATCTTGTTTTTTGGTCTACACatgcatttcctttcctctcctttgtcTCCCCAGGTCTCACCCTCACATTCTGCACATCCCTAACAATCGGTACTATGATGGTGAGCTGCAGGCCTATGCAGACCCAAGGGACAGAGAACGATATTGTCGCTGGGAGGGACTGCCTAACCAGGTTGGTGGACGCGGGGGTGGAGGTTTCTAAAGGAAGAGGGGCTGAGATAGCAAGGTTAGTCAGGTTTTCTCCATCTTTGAAGAGCCTATCTACTGTGTCTTTGGTTTGCTatgagagtttttattttttttttggggggggggtggtggtgaaggtAGGTGTTGGAATTCCCCATTGAGTAAACTTGTCTTTACCAATTCAGATCTGCAGCTACTTTGCAAATGAGTCTTAGTGAGTCCTCTGGtttgacttactcagggtcatttATGATATGTGGCAGAAAGACTAGagcttaggttttcctgactctaggctagtTCTCTTAAAATGCAGGCACTTAttaagtggggagggaaggaatttcCCCCCATTTCCCACACCACACATCCCTTCCTTGGCCAGCCCAGGATAGCCTCTTTGTCCCACTATTCACTATAAAGGGCCAACTTAACGGGAAGCAGATACTTGCAGGAATCAAGTAAAGAGTGTGTAGtcttggggtggaggggggaatgGGCTATCTCagatttttcctcttctccttatcCCTCAAGAGAGATGGAAGGCCATCCAGTCTTGGTCCAAgaacttgggggtgggggcaggcaaGAGGCAGATAAAAATGGAATCTTATTTTTAAGGCAGAAGTATTCACTTAGCCCTGGGTTCAACATGTCTGCAGTTGGCGCCATGGATGGGGAGGAAAGGCAGGACCAGTTTGGGTTGACTGCTATTCTATACTCATCATCCCAGGGCTTCCCGATCATTTTTCATGGTGTGATGGGTAAGGATGACCGTGAAGGAAACAGCCCGTCTTTCTTCAACTCAGAGGAGGCAGCCACGGTTGTTTCCTACCTGAAGAAACTTCTGACCTCAGCACCCAAGAAAGGCCAAGGCCGACTGAGCCCCCAGCATGTGGGAGTTATCTCCCCATACAGGAAACAGGTTAGACCTCAAACTCTAGTAGGGTGAAATAAGCTTCCTAAAAGACCCATCTTCATAATGTCACATTCTCCCATGGGAAGTGTGTGACTTCCTTTCCTAACTGCCcactaaaaggaaaaaatctcaagagctggaagaaatcttacaAAACCATCTCATCCAAGTCCTTCCTTGATGCATGGAGAGGTAGAAAGGTTAGTTTAAACACCCACTTTTCTCTTGTTCCAGGTGGAAAAAATCTACCAGTGTATCACCAAGCTGGATAAGGAACTTAAGGGGCTTGACAACATCAAGGAGTTGAAGGTGATGACCTAACTCATTCTCATCTTCTTCAGGTCCTgggggtctgtgtgtgtgtgtgtgggggggggggggttcatttCCATTCCTACTTCAGCCCTTCCTCTCACCCCAACATCAATACACACTTTGGGGCCTTCCCAATGGACTGCTTTCATTgctcatctctcctctccttttactGCACCCCATCCTCAAATTTCTACTTCCTTTGCTCATAGGTGGGCTCCGTGGAAGAGTTCCAAGGCCAAGAACGTAGTGTACTTCTTGTGTCCACTGTCCGTAGCAGCCAGAGTTTTGTCCAGATGGATTTTGACTTCAACCTGGGCTTTCTCCGGAACCCCAAGGTCAGGTGGTGAGGGGATGGGGGAATGGGACTAGTTTAAGGCCCAAAGAGATAGCTCTGACCCTCCCCCTTCCACTCCCTAAACCTTGTTCTCCCTTGTTACAGAGATTCAATGTGGCAGTGACACGGGCCAAGGCCCTTCTTATTATTGTGGGGAACCCTCTGCTCCTGTGCCAGGATCCTGAGTGGAAAACGTGAGGGACAATATGAGCTTTTACCTCCTTTCCTAAGCTTGGGAGAAACCCAATCACAAGGCCTAGAGCCTCTCAGAATTCTAGGGCTAGTGAGGGAATGAGGTGAAAAGAAGGGGATAGACACTCCCCTCCACTCTGTTCTAGGGAGGAAGGTAGACAGTGTGTGGTCCTCTCTGAGGAAAGGTCCTAGAGTTATGTTGTGTCTGCATGCATACAAACACAAATtagaatggtggtggtggtgttgctgGGCAGCTaaagataaagcactgaccctgaatccaggaggacctgagttcaaacctgccctcaggcacttgacactagctgtgtgaccctgggcaagtcacttaaccttcatagccctgcaaaacaagtcacaacctccaaAACTCAATTTCACCATATGTCAAATGAagataactaggggcagctaggtggcacagtggataaagcactggccttggattcaggaggacctgagttcaaatctggcctcagacacttgacacttactagctgtgtgaccctgggcaagtcacttaacccccattgcccccccccccaaatgaagaTAACTATACCCTAAGATGTCACTGTTCCTCCTACCTTTCCCAGGTTCCTGTGCTTCTGTAAAGAAAATGGTGGCTACACTGGGTGTCCTTTCCCCAACATGGAAGTAGAGGAGCAGGCTCTGCAGATGCAGCTGAGTACCCTGAGCCTTGGCCCCTCTACCTCAGGTAAGGCAACCCTGACACCAAGAGGTCACCCTGCAACTCAAGAATCAAAACAAACTCTGACCAGCTGgtattccctcctcctttttctagaCACTCATCCTCATGACTGTGCCCCTCTGGTGAGCGGCCTTCAGGAGCAAGTGGAACCACCCTGGAGAAACGAGCTTTGAGGAGACCCTTCCCTCTCAGCCCCAGCCATCAGCCAagccatcccccccaccccctcccagctAGAGATGACACATCGAGCTTCTGGGattgtttttgggggggtggggaagagggagggggaaggaagaggactcTGGAAACAATAAAATTTGTTCTAAGCTATGACCTTTGGGCCTTTACTGTCCACTTCCCCATAGCTTCCTGCTGGGCCAGGCTCTCCCTTCCAAAGGATGGGGAGGGACCAAGAGaaagggggcagggaaagggaCCTTGTCTCCACCCCCAAACCCTAGGGCTGAAGGAGGAAGCCGAGTGGGAGGTGGACCGGGAAGCCACCCACAcaggtttctaattttagccacaGCCAAAGGCCACTCCCCTCCATCCCGCCTTCTCAGGCACAGGGCCAAGACTGACCTCATCACCAGCCAGCCAGCCCAGCCTGGAGAAAAAGGGGGTGGCAAGCTGTGTTGCCCTACACACCACCCCCCCTTGGCTTGGCTGCCTCCTTTTCCTCCAGGAAGGAGAACAGGAAGATCTCTCAGGGGAAACAAGGTGGAGACGGAGAGAGAGGCGAGGCCATGGAGCCAACCTTGAGAGCCCCCACAGACTTTTATTGAATATCTTCCATTAGGAAGGAGAAATAATCCTCAGCCATGCCTAaagtgaggggggtggggaaaagggCCCAGAAGCCTCACTGGGAGGCGCTGAAAAGGAACTAGGCTCCAGAACTAGTTATGTAAAAAAATGCTGGTGGGTGAACCTTAGGGCAGGATAAACAGCAAAGACCACTTCCCCTCACCCCCTACCCCTGCTTCTTGAACTGGAAAGCACAGTCCTATTTCAGATGGGAGCAAGCGCTAAGCTCTGACACCCATGAGGATACGGATGGTCCCCTGCCCCCTAAAGGGTCTTCCCTACTCTCAAGAGCAGGAGAGCAATAGCACACATGCAGCCTTGGGCAGGAAGGGACCAAGGCCTAGCAGTATGGAGTCCGCCGGTGTGTAGACCTTGGCAGACTGGGGACGCTCAGAGGAGAGGGCAGCCCCGCCGCCGCTTATTCTTCCGGACCTGTAGGCCAGCCCGGGTGGCCATCTCAAACACTTCTCGGACCCCCTCCTTGGTCTTGGCAGAACACTCAAGGTAGCCGAAGGCGCTGATCCTATTGGCCATGTCCCTGCCCTCCTCTGACCTCACAGGTTCCTGGTGGAAGGGTGGGAAAGGTTAGAAGGGAAAAAGGCCAGGGCCTAGAGTTTCTGCTAGGCTATTCCTGGGGTCCACACTCTTCCTCGGAGGGTGGAAAATCTCACCAAGAGGGGGGAGTTGGGGGAATCCGCTTTGTCCCAGCCCACCCACCCTTCCATCCTCAGGGTGTCCTCAGCCCCCACCTGCTTCATCTTGGCCAGCTCTCTTCGGGTATGCTCATCCTGCCTCAGGTCCTTCTTGTTCCCCACGAGGATAATAGGCACATTGGGACAGAAGTGCTTCACTTCGGGCGTCCATTTCTCAGGGATGTTCTCTGCGCAGAAGACCCCCACCACCGATATGTGAACATACCAAAGATGACAACTCTCCCCACACCTGCCAAATAGCCATTTGACATCACTTCTTCCCATTATAAGCTTAGGAGTAAAGACTTGGTAATGGCGCTCTGGGAAAAAGCAAAGCAGGTGTCCCCCCTCCtaccctcccccaaaacaaaacaaaacccacaacagCACCAGGTGATTTAGATTCAGAAACATCTGTAGGCTTGGCTGGTTCTAAGGGCTCTCTTCTTGTACACAGCTGTAGGGAATCTCCcattccccccctctcccccccatgCCTCACCAAGGCTGTCTGGGCTATCAATGGAGAAGCACATGAGGATGACATCAGTGTCAGGGTAAGAGAGCGGCCGAAGTCGGTCATAGTCTTCCTGCCCGGCTGTGTCCCATAGTGCCAGCTCCACCTTAATTAAGGACAGGGGTGGTCAGTGGTCAGTCTCCCCAGGGGGTCACAGGAGCATAGGTCTAGAGCTTGAAGAGAACAAAAGAGCCCATCTAGTCTAAGGCCCATTTTACGGGCTGAGGCCCAGGGTAGCCATGGGCCTTGCCCAGAGTTAGCTCTACAGTCAGATTATAAGGTTCTCTCAGGAGAGACTGATTCTGGTGGGGATTTCGCTAAAGGGGCCTCTGCTTCCAGTTCTATTTGGCATTTTGAGTCAGCGTGGTGTGGGAATGAATGACATTGAGGGTAGGTGGGGAATACTTGTTTTCTGGCCAATGAGAAAGGGTCTTTCTTTGCTCGTTGTGGAATGGGATTCTCCCCCAAGTGACCTGTTTGCCGTCCACTTCGATGTCAGCAATGTAATTTTCAAAGACAGTGGGGACGTAGACCTCAGGGAACTGGTCCTTGCTGAAAACAATGAGGAGGCAGGTTTTCCCACAAGCGCCATCCCCCACAATCACCAGCTTCTTCCGAATTGCAGCCATGGCTGGAGCTGGAAAAGATGAGATGAGGGGTCGGGGGACAGCTGAACCTAGCACAGGAAAAATCCAATCAAGCCCAAAGCATTTTCTTTGAACCCTATGGAAACAGCTACACAGAGATGGAGGGGGTTTGTCCAGGCACATCCCTGCTGGAATTGTACAAGAATGTCCTTGTTCCCACCTCCAGGTACCAAATTGGAATCTAAGGTaggactggggggtgggggggaagcccTCCCAGTCCAGTTAGGTCACTCCCAGTGATTCAGAGATCAGGAATCAGCCTTCCCTCAAAGAGATTTGTAGTAGCCCTTAGAATGAAGAGCAGAAAAACAGGGAACCCCCAGACTGAGGACAGTAGCAACAGGCACagattttccctcccctccccccccccataaagaACCACACAAAAGCGTCTCAGTCCTGGCAATACCCTCATCTCTGGTGCCTGGGCATCttgcccaccccctcccccaagggtTGGCAGTTCCACTGGGTCACTCAGCCCCAGGAGGGGGACAATAGCCACACTGTAGGGCAGTCACACACGGATCTGGCTGAAAAGAATTCACATGAGAATAGTCCTACTCCCTATAACAGCCATTCCTGGCTCCTCTCCCTCCAGCCCCCAACCAAATTCAGCTCCTTCATAGGCCCTGCCCAGTTCACCCCTCCCTGTGACTCAGGCTAGGAGAGAGTCAGCTTCCTGGGGTTTCCAACCAacctcccccaacacacatgtccaaaacaactcaTCACACCTTCCTATCACACAGACCAAGACTGGGCCAGGTCCTTTCCTCTCAACCAGGAAGGAATAgagtccctttcttctctttccctgggGAAAGGGGCTGACCCGGCCACTTTTAAGTTCCCAGATCTCTTTCTGCCTTGGGGAAGAGGGCAGCTCTGGAAACCTGATGAACTTTGGGGGTTGGGGCGAGGATTATAAACTAGCTGGGAGGAGCCCCCAAAGGATGAGATAAATAAGGCTTAATCTAAGAGCTATacaaggagggggagggatggaaatCTAGTTCTGGCACCAAATCCCACTGCTGTTATGTTCTCAGTTTCACTTATGGGCTGCAGTCCACACTACCTGTGCTCCTTCACCCCAAGGGCATCCAGGCTAAACCAACCCCCACTAGCTCCACTCCATCATTTCAGACTGCCATCTGCCAAGAACCTTCCTTTCTCTAGGAAGAAACCTTCAAtcagagtaaaggaaaaaaatatttccactaGTACAGAAATACAGACCACTAGGGTTAACCTGGCTGCAAGTATTaggcctgggggaggggagggagaatgtCAGAATGAATATTCAATTCATCCAATTCAATGAGTGTCCACCACAAGGGGCAAAAGTGTTGTATTGAAAAGGAtggactgaaaaaataaaacgtcggggcagctaggtggcatagtggatagagcaacagccctggattcaggaagacctgagttcaaatctggcctcagacacttaacacttactagctgtgtgaccctgggcaagtcacttaaccccaattgcctcaccaaaaaaaaccaaacatccgagggacctgcgttcaaatcccatttctcctACTTTAGTGAAAGTTTCCCACTTTTatctccccaggcctcagtttctttatctgtaaatcaaGGGGTTAAATAACTCAGCACCACGTGGATTCTTCTAGGATGAAAAGGAGGAAGGTAGGGAGACAAGTCACCCCCTccaaaaaggaaaggcaaaagacccCTCCTCCAGCTATAGACTCAAGATTTCCTCTATAAaccatcttcccctccctcaaATTTCAACAAACACTGGAAAAGTCACCTGGATGGGAGACTTTAGGCAGAGATGGGAAAGGGCTACAATCGCCACTACTAAGGTACCACTGCTCTAGCCTACCCCCAGTTTCCAGCCAGAAATTGGAGGTAAAGGTCATTTAGGACTAGGGTTCTTTTGAGAGAGTGAAGAGCAATTGTCCCGCAAAGTTATCTAAGCCATGTTTGGCTAGCTTGGCCTGTGGTGCTGTAACTTCTTCTACTGGAGAATAAGGGTCAGTTCTCCCCACTCCCTTGCTCCGATTCAACTCcaaaatttacagatgaagaaactgaggagaggTAAAGTGGAAAATTGCCACACAAGTTGGGAGGGCTGGACCTAGGAGGGGCAGACCAACGTGTTCCAGGTCTGGGCCAAGAGCTCCCAGTAAAAAGGCAGCAGGTCTGCCCCATTAACCCCACTCGAGGCCTTAACTAGGTCTCAGTCaactccccctttcctcccccaccatTTCACTAGAGCCTCTTTAGGTCGGAGGGGCTAGAGTGGGACTTCCCTCTGGCCTATAAGAAGACACACCTGGATTCCCCAACACCCGATTCCAAAGAGGCTACTTCTTGTGTTTCCAGGATGACATAACCTGCCCTGACCCCCACGGTTCCACCCAGGCAGAAGAAAAACTCTGGGTCTTGGGAAAACACACAACCCTCAACTTTGAAACTAATTGGAGACTTTAGAAATTGGGAAGAACAAGGGGTGGGGTGTCAGTGAGGTGGGATCGGAATCTCCCTCTCCAACTTTGTTACAGGGCAGAGGAGTTTTTAACTTGGGTCTGtcaacttggatggggaaaaatttgaCTTTTATCAGCCTCTAACCGAAATCTAGCATTTTCTTCGATTGTGAAGATGGTCAACAAAcgattttcctaaaaaaaaaaagtcttccggCGGTTCCACCAAAGTGCCTGGG is part of the Dromiciops gliroides isolate mDroGli1 chromosome 4, mDroGli1.pri, whole genome shotgun sequence genome and encodes:
- the RHOC gene encoding rho-related GTP-binding protein RhoC; translation: MAAIRKKLVIVGDGACGKTCLLIVFSKDQFPEVYVPTVFENYIADIEVDGKQVELALWDTAGQEDYDRLRPLSYPDTDVILMCFSIDSPDSLENIPEKWTPEVKHFCPNVPIILVGNKKDLRQDEHTRRELAKMKQEPVRSEEGRDMANRISAFGYLECSAKTKEGVREVFEMATRAGLQVRKNKRRRGCPLL